The following are from one region of the Microbispora sp. ZYX-F-249 genome:
- a CDS encoding WhiB family transcriptional regulator: MTDLVMAQALDGEDLGWQERALCAQTDPEAFFPEKGGSTREAKKVCRSCEVRAECLEYALQHDERFGIWGGLSERERRKMKRQAV; the protein is encoded by the coding sequence ATGACCGATCTGGTCATGGCACAGGCGCTCGATGGTGAAGATCTGGGGTGGCAGGAGCGCGCTTTGTGTGCGCAGACCGACCCTGAAGCGTTCTTTCCTGAAAAGGGCGGTTCCACCAGGGAAGCCAAGAAGGTGTGCCGTTCGTGTGAGGTGCGCGCCGAGTGCCTTGAATACGCGCTTCAGCATGATGAGCGTTTCGGCATCTGGGGCGGCCTGTCCGAGCGGGAAAGGCGCAAGATGAAGCGCCAGGCCGTCTGA
- a CDS encoding glycosyltransferase family 2 protein — MHSVTAIVVAHDGARWLKETLAAVLRQTRPLDRVVGVDNGSRDGSGKLLTEAFGTGNVLTLPRSTGFGEAVHEVLRRLPPAPGREWVWLLHDDCAPDANALQALLGAAEQDPKAAILGPKLRDWLDRRVLLEMGVTVSRSGRRDTGLEPREYDQGQHDGIADVLSVSTAGMLIRRDVWDELNGLDTALPLFRDDLDLCWRARTAGHRVLNVSDAVAWHAEAAARRRRRIATSDEHPRRLGRRNGLFVLMANLPFGAFVRSVLRNVVASTLRALLFLLAKQPANALDELAALGSVIGRPLRLRRARKARRKGRKQGWPAIRRKLTPPGAALRRLADMVQGFLAGAGPVDSAGRHHAAADRAQEDDGDELLTDSGGVQRVFGSPVVALGLILAVITLAAERTLLSGLLSGGHLGGGALVPVSGGASDLWRLYVEDHHVTGLGSQTWAPPYVAVLAGLSAVAFGKTWLAVGVVLLGCVPLAGISAYAATKRMIPYTPARVWLAATYALLPVATGAVAGGRLGTAIVLVLLPVYAALATRVIAGSRRAAWGFGLLLTVGTAFVPLVYVLVAILGGLAAVSFGGIRRGVRRSLVIGLGTPVVLLFPWLVEIVREPARILLESGLHDSRLIDLRLGAESLLMLSPGGPGAPPVWATAGLVAVALAALLLRRHQMVVAIGWGVMLFGLLVAIVVSRIGDTAWPGVPLAFAATGLLVAAGHQAHRIAEFRAARGLRRLGAMLIVVVAFATPLSAAALWVTRGADGPLRGDLGDPVPVLAALQSAPGEGTLLLRSRDDRVGYTLMRGRGPLIGESDLEPPREASARLAAAVAGLASGRGSTYVQTLASFGVRFVTVPGPVDPALQRALDSQPALVRVSLSETGGLWRVAGQVTAPPPPAPAGALHRGWLWAQGALLVLVLILASPGARTREPEVDYADVPEEGPRGRRRAKEDRVPA; from the coding sequence GTGCACTCGGTGACCGCGATCGTCGTCGCCCACGACGGCGCCCGCTGGCTCAAGGAGACGCTGGCGGCGGTGCTGCGCCAGACCCGGCCTCTCGACCGTGTCGTCGGCGTCGACAACGGCAGCCGTGACGGCAGCGGGAAGCTGCTGACCGAGGCGTTCGGGACGGGCAACGTGCTGACCCTGCCCCGGTCCACCGGGTTCGGCGAGGCCGTCCACGAGGTCCTGCGGCGGCTGCCGCCCGCGCCGGGCCGGGAGTGGGTGTGGCTGCTCCACGACGACTGCGCGCCCGACGCGAACGCGCTGCAGGCCCTGCTGGGGGCGGCGGAGCAGGATCCCAAGGCCGCCATCCTCGGCCCCAAGCTGCGCGACTGGCTCGACCGGCGGGTGCTGCTGGAGATGGGCGTCACCGTCAGCAGGTCGGGGCGGCGCGACACCGGCCTCGAGCCGAGAGAGTACGACCAGGGGCAGCACGACGGCATCGCCGACGTCCTGTCGGTCTCCACGGCGGGCATGCTGATCCGCAGAGACGTCTGGGACGAGCTGAACGGCCTCGACACCGCGCTGCCGCTGTTCCGCGACGACCTCGACCTGTGCTGGCGGGCCCGTACGGCCGGCCACCGCGTGCTCAACGTGAGCGACGCGGTGGCCTGGCACGCCGAGGCCGCGGCGCGGCGGCGGCGCAGGATCGCCACCAGCGACGAGCATCCCCGCAGGCTCGGCCGGCGCAACGGCCTGTTCGTCCTGATGGCGAACCTGCCGTTCGGCGCGTTCGTGCGGTCCGTGCTGCGCAACGTCGTCGCGTCGACGCTGCGGGCGCTGCTTTTCCTGCTGGCCAAGCAGCCGGCCAACGCCCTCGACGAACTGGCCGCGCTCGGCTCGGTCATCGGCCGTCCGCTGCGCCTGCGGCGGGCCCGCAAGGCCCGCAGGAAGGGCAGGAAACAGGGCTGGCCCGCGATCCGGCGCAAGCTGACCCCGCCGGGCGCCGCGCTGCGGCGGCTGGCCGACATGGTGCAGGGCTTCCTCGCCGGAGCAGGTCCGGTCGACTCGGCGGGCCGCCACCACGCGGCCGCGGACCGCGCCCAGGAGGACGACGGCGACGAGTTGCTGACCGACTCCGGCGGGGTCCAGCGCGTGTTCGGCAGCCCGGTCGTGGCGCTCGGCCTGATCCTGGCGGTGATCACGCTGGCCGCCGAAAGGACGCTGCTGTCCGGGCTCCTGTCCGGAGGACACCTCGGCGGCGGGGCCCTGGTGCCCGTCTCCGGCGGCGCGTCCGACCTGTGGCGGCTCTACGTCGAAGACCACCACGTCACCGGGCTCGGCTCGCAGACCTGGGCACCGCCGTACGTCGCCGTGCTCGCCGGCCTGTCGGCGGTCGCGTTCGGCAAGACGTGGCTGGCCGTCGGCGTGGTGCTGCTCGGCTGCGTGCCGCTGGCCGGGATCTCGGCGTACGCGGCGACCAAGCGGATGATCCCGTACACGCCCGCGCGGGTCTGGCTGGCCGCCACCTACGCCCTGCTGCCGGTCGCGACCGGCGCGGTGGCGGGCGGGCGGCTGGGCACCGCGATCGTGCTCGTGCTGCTGCCCGTCTACGCGGCGCTCGCCACCCGTGTCATCGCCGGGTCGCGGCGGGCGGCCTGGGGTTTCGGCCTGCTCCTGACCGTGGGCACGGCCTTCGTCCCGCTCGTGTACGTGCTCGTGGCGATCCTCGGCGGGCTCGCCGCGGTGTCGTTCGGCGGCATCCGCAGAGGTGTCAGGCGGTCGCTCGTGATCGGCCTCGGCACCCCGGTCGTCCTGCTGTTCCCGTGGCTGGTCGAGATCGTCAGGGAACCGGCACGGATCCTGCTCGAGTCCGGCCTGCACGACAGCCGTCTCATCGACCTCCGGCTCGGCGCCGAGTCCCTGCTCATGCTGAGTCCCGGCGGGCCGGGGGCGCCGCCCGTGTGGGCGACGGCGGGCCTGGTCGCGGTCGCGCTGGCCGCCCTGCTGCTGCGGCGCCACCAGATGGTCGTCGCGATCGGCTGGGGCGTCATGCTCTTCGGGCTGCTGGTGGCGATCGTGGTGAGCCGGATCGGCGACACGGCGTGGCCGGGGGTGCCGCTGGCGTTCGCGGCGACCGGCCTGCTGGTGGCCGCGGGACACCAGGCGCACCGGATCGCCGAGTTCCGCGCCGCGCGCGGGCTGCGCCGCCTCGGCGCGATGCTCATCGTCGTGGTCGCCTTCGCGACCCCGCTCTCCGCCGCCGCGCTGTGGGTGACGAGGGGCGCGGACGGCCCGCTGCGCGGCGACCTGGGCGACCCGGTGCCGGTGCTCGCCGCGCTCCAGTCCGCGCCCGGCGAGGGCACGCTCCTGCTGCGCTCCAGGGACGACAGGGTCGGCTACACGCTGATGCGCGGCCGGGGGCCGCTGATCGGCGAGTCCGACCTCGAACCGCCCCGGGAGGCGAGCGCCCGTCTCGCGGCCGCGGTCGCCGGGCTCGCCTCGGGCCGGGGCAGCACGTACGTCCAGACACTGGCGTCGTTCGGAGTCCGCTTCGTGACGGTGCCCGGCCCCGTCGACCCGGCCCTGCAGCGGGCGCTCGACTCGCAGCCCGCCCTGGTCAGGGTGAGCCTCTCGGAGACGGGCGGCCTGTGGCGCGTGGCGGGTCAGGTGACGGCGCCCCCGCCGCCCGCGCCCGCGGGCGCGCTGCACCGGGGCTGGCTGTGGGCCCAGGGCGCGCTGCTCGTGCTCGTGCTGATCCTGGCCTCGCCCGGGGCCCGCACGAGAGAGCCGGAGGTCGACTACGCCGACGTGCCAGAGGAAGGGCCACGGGGCCGCCGCCGGGCGAAGGAAGATCGGGTGCCCGCGTGA
- a CDS encoding DUF5719 family protein gives MRRLIENRFGLLALVLVALGALYGVAYVSRPAPVAQARPQAVRAPVESVTAVCPAPSGSRVSVVTPEQNQGPGSATLSGIKAPEEKGGGKDDVIDRPGLLWQRDVAAGGGPLVVDATGSMAAGLESAQTARETSGTQRGLAGVRCVEPGAESWFVGPGPAAAEMTLYLANPDSAPANVSFMVYSGEGPVLSERGNGVVVKPGGHRVIRLRDLAPSPLIMALQVSTRSGRVAAAVKAVLGEGRGVDWLPVAAAPATRVVVPGVPGTAGQRELYVAAPGERDTVVRIKAVLEDGSYALKNKETLEVPAGSASSLDLSTGIGGQPAALVLESDVPIVAGLRITGTGARQDVAFTAGAASVDLGSVVADGRAEGKQTSWLVLSAPFAAATVEVRLLPAKGEAPAPIEVKLPAARTQELRLTPPKGSKGGFSVVVRPKPGSGPVYGGRVLDEAAKDGQMVTAQPLAMARTWALVPPTVDSPGVVLP, from the coding sequence GTGAGGAGACTGATCGAGAACCGCTTCGGCCTGCTCGCCCTGGTGCTGGTCGCACTGGGCGCGTTGTACGGCGTGGCCTACGTCAGCCGGCCTGCGCCGGTCGCGCAGGCGCGTCCGCAGGCCGTCAGAGCGCCGGTGGAGTCGGTGACCGCCGTGTGCCCGGCGCCGTCCGGCAGCCGGGTGAGCGTGGTGACCCCCGAGCAGAACCAGGGGCCGGGCAGCGCCACCCTGTCGGGGATCAAGGCCCCGGAGGAGAAGGGCGGCGGCAAGGACGACGTGATCGACCGGCCGGGTCTGCTGTGGCAGCGTGACGTCGCCGCCGGGGGCGGGCCTCTCGTGGTGGACGCCACCGGGTCGATGGCCGCCGGGCTGGAGAGCGCCCAGACCGCCCGGGAGACGTCGGGCACCCAGCGGGGTCTCGCCGGGGTGCGCTGCGTCGAACCGGGGGCCGAGAGCTGGTTCGTCGGGCCGGGGCCGGCCGCGGCGGAGATGACGCTCTACCTCGCCAACCCCGACTCGGCCCCGGCCAACGTCTCGTTCATGGTCTACTCCGGCGAAGGCCCGGTGCTGAGCGAGCGGGGCAACGGCGTCGTCGTCAAGCCCGGCGGGCACCGCGTGATCAGGCTGCGCGACCTCGCACCTTCCCCGCTGATCATGGCTCTGCAGGTCAGCACGCGCAGCGGCCGGGTGGCCGCCGCGGTGAAGGCCGTGCTGGGCGAGGGCAGGGGCGTCGACTGGCTGCCCGTCGCCGCCGCCCCCGCCACCCGGGTCGTCGTCCCCGGTGTCCCCGGCACCGCCGGGCAGCGGGAGCTGTACGTCGCCGCGCCGGGGGAGCGGGACACGGTCGTGCGGATCAAGGCCGTGCTCGAGGACGGCTCCTACGCGCTGAAGAACAAGGAGACGCTCGAGGTGCCGGCCGGCTCGGCGTCCTCGCTCGACCTGTCCACAGGCATCGGCGGGCAACCGGCCGCGCTGGTGCTGGAGTCCGACGTCCCGATCGTGGCGGGCCTGAGGATCACCGGGACGGGAGCCAGGCAGGATGTCGCCTTCACGGCCGGCGCCGCCTCCGTCGACCTCGGCAGCGTCGTCGCCGACGGCCGGGCCGAAGGCAAGCAGACCTCCTGGCTGGTGCTCTCGGCGCCGTTCGCGGCGGCCACAGTGGAGGTGCGGCTGCTGCCCGCGAAGGGCGAGGCGCCGGCCCCGATCGAGGTCAAGCTGCCCGCCGCCCGCACCCAGGAGCTCAGGCTCACACCCCCCAAGGGCAGCAAGGGCGGTTTCAGCGTCGTCGTACGGCCGAAGCCGGGCTCGGGGCCGGTGTACGGCGGGCGCGTCCTCGACGAGGCGGCCAAGGACGGCCAGATGGTGACCGCGCAGCCGCTGGCCATGGCCAGGACCTGGGCGCTGGTGCCTCCGACCGTCGACTCGCCGGGCGTGGTGCTTCCGTAA
- a CDS encoding metallopeptidase family protein — MSDRSGDRPDPARRVRRRDRHGRGMRGPLAPSHVPIAKSRGERFDDLVLDAVDRLKPRWGTQLASVEFAVEEVPPAAELVDGPARLSSDPIPLGRAESASGEDPAAVVLYRRPLEARARDREQLGTLVLDVVVEQVASLLGLTPETIDPGYDDRH; from the coding sequence GTGAGCGATCGGAGCGGTGACAGGCCGGATCCAGCCCGGCGGGTGCGCCGGCGCGACCGGCACGGCCGCGGCATGCGCGGCCCCCTCGCACCCTCGCACGTCCCCATCGCGAAGTCCCGCGGCGAGCGGTTCGACGACCTGGTGCTCGACGCGGTCGACCGGCTGAAGCCGCGGTGGGGCACCCAGCTCGCGTCGGTCGAGTTCGCGGTGGAGGAGGTGCCGCCGGCCGCCGAGCTGGTGGACGGGCCCGCCCGGCTGTCCTCCGACCCGATCCCGCTCGGGCGGGCCGAGTCGGCCTCGGGAGAGGATCCGGCCGCCGTCGTGCTGTACCGCCGCCCGCTCGAGGCGCGGGCCCGCGACCGCGAGCAGCTCGGCACGCTGGTGCTGGACGTGGTCGTCGAGCAGGTGGCCAGCCTGCTGGGCCTCACCCCGGAGACGATCGACCCCGGCTACGACGACCGGCACTGA
- a CDS encoding DUF3499 domain-containing protein, with amino-acid sequence MSPVRSCSRTACRQPAVFTLTYVYADSTAVLGPLATYVEPHCYDLCAEHAERLTAPRGWEVVRLPSESVAPSGDDLEALANAVREAARPAPAAGEPVGQAVEVGRRGHLRVLKSAQPNRER; translated from the coding sequence GTGAGCCCCGTCCGCAGCTGTTCCCGTACCGCCTGCAGGCAGCCTGCCGTCTTCACACTCACGTATGTCTACGCCGACTCGACCGCCGTACTCGGCCCTCTGGCGACGTACGTCGAGCCACACTGTTACGACTTGTGCGCGGAGCACGCGGAACGGCTCACCGCGCCCAGGGGCTGGGAGGTCGTGCGCCTTCCGTCCGAGTCCGTCGCCCCGAGCGGGGACGACCTGGAGGCCCTGGCGAACGCGGTCCGGGAGGCCGCGCGCCCCGCTCCCGCCGCCGGCGAACCCGTCGGCCAGGCGGTCGAGGTGGGCCGCCGTGGTCACCTGCGGGTGCTCAAGTCCGCCCAGCCGAACAGGGAGCGATGA
- a CDS encoding phosphomannomutase/phosphoglucomutase — translation MADLSRIFKAYDVRGVVPDELDEEIAQAVGAAFVELTGATSVVMAHDMRPSSGPLAAAFARGATSRGADVVNAGLGSTDMLYYASGSLNLPGVMFTASHNPAKYNGMKMCRAGAVPVGTDTGLLEIRDRAAELLATGLGGTPGAGAVTERDLLEGYAAHLKTLVDLSGIRPLKVVVDAGNGMGGYTVPEVFKGLPIELTPLYFELDGSFPNHEANPIEPENLRDLQKAVVSQGADIGIAFDGDADRCWVIDERGESVSPSTVTALVAVRELAKNPGATIIHNLITSKGVPEIVAEHGGKPVRTRVGHSFIKAEMARTGAVFGGEHSAHYYFRDFWFADSGMLAALHVLAALGEQDRPLSEVLSRYSRYAASGEINSRVEDQAAALARVRETFAGREGVTFDELDGLTVSGPDWWFNLRPSNTEPLLRLNAEAADEEKVAAVRDEVLAVVRS, via the coding sequence GTGGCCGACCTCAGCAGGATCTTCAAGGCGTACGACGTGCGTGGCGTGGTGCCGGACGAGCTCGACGAGGAGATCGCACAGGCCGTCGGGGCGGCCTTCGTGGAGCTGACGGGTGCGACCTCGGTGGTGATGGCGCACGACATGCGCCCCTCCTCGGGCCCGCTGGCCGCGGCGTTCGCCCGGGGCGCGACCTCCCGGGGCGCCGACGTGGTCAACGCCGGCCTCGGCTCGACCGACATGCTCTACTACGCCAGCGGCAGCCTGAACCTGCCGGGCGTCATGTTCACGGCGAGCCACAACCCGGCCAAATACAACGGCATGAAGATGTGCCGGGCGGGCGCCGTGCCGGTGGGCACCGACACCGGCCTGCTGGAGATCCGCGACCGCGCGGCCGAACTGCTCGCCACGGGCCTGGGCGGCACGCCGGGTGCCGGCGCGGTGACCGAGCGCGACCTTCTGGAGGGCTACGCCGCCCACCTCAAGACGCTGGTCGACCTGTCGGGCATCCGGCCGCTCAAGGTGGTCGTGGACGCCGGCAACGGCATGGGCGGCTACACCGTCCCCGAGGTCTTCAAGGGCCTGCCGATCGAGCTGACTCCGCTCTACTTCGAGCTCGACGGCAGCTTCCCCAACCACGAGGCCAACCCGATCGAGCCGGAGAACCTGCGCGACCTGCAGAAGGCGGTCGTCTCGCAGGGCGCGGACATCGGCATCGCCTTCGACGGCGACGCCGACCGGTGCTGGGTCATCGACGAGCGGGGCGAGTCGGTCTCGCCGTCCACCGTCACGGCGCTGGTCGCGGTGCGCGAGCTGGCCAAGAACCCCGGCGCCACGATCATCCACAACCTGATCACCTCGAAGGGTGTGCCGGAGATCGTCGCCGAGCACGGCGGCAAGCCCGTCCGCACCCGCGTCGGCCACTCGTTCATCAAGGCGGAGATGGCCCGCACCGGCGCCGTCTTCGGCGGGGAGCACTCGGCCCACTACTACTTCCGCGACTTCTGGTTCGCCGACTCGGGCATGCTGGCCGCCCTGCACGTGCTCGCGGCCCTGGGCGAGCAGGACCGGCCGCTGTCGGAGGTGCTGTCCCGCTACTCGCGCTACGCCGCGTCGGGGGAGATCAACAGCAGGGTCGAGGACCAGGCCGCCGCCCTGGCGCGGGTGCGCGAGACCTTCGCGGGCCGGGAGGGTGTTACCTTCGACGAGCTGGACGGACTCACCGTCAGCGGTCCGGACTGGTGGTTCAACCTGCGTCCGTCCAACACCGAGCCGCTGCTCCGGCTCAACGCGGAGGCCGCCGACGAGGAGAAGGTCGCCGCCGTCCGGGACGAAGTGCTCGCCGTGGTAAGGAGCTGA
- a CDS encoding Trm112 family protein, translating to MKIDDWLLDILACPACKSPLRAVPDVDELACTSESCGLVYPVRDDIPVLLVDEARKA from the coding sequence GTGAAGATCGACGACTGGCTGCTGGACATCCTCGCCTGCCCGGCGTGCAAGTCCCCGCTCCGCGCCGTGCCCGACGTGGACGAGCTGGCCTGCACCTCGGAGTCGTGCGGGCTGGTCTATCCCGTGCGTGACGACATCCCGGTGCTCCTCGTCGACGAGGCCCGCAAGGCATGA
- a CDS encoding SIS domain-containing protein codes for MTAAGGARFEPDRLDDQAYLTEGDPSGMLRSVASSAAQMRAAYRSSVENGLARIGRDGRPRAIVVAGMGVSALAGDVLEALCRYGAPVPVVTVRGHRLPGWAGAADLVIAVSRSGRTEETVAVTAEAVRRGCALVGVGAPDTPLSALVARVGGPYVPVGGATGVAGQPKATLWSLVVPPILAAAALGLVSAGESEFESAAKRLEDLAHRCRPSSESFINPGKTLAMELAGTLPLIWGTSPLAAVAARRLADRLGGDAGYPAIWGELPEAAHNQIVTFDGPLAGRDLFADPFADEPGESPRLRLFLLRDVEEHPLVAASRTAAVRLAEDRGVPVSEIAAEGAHPLDRLAALVGLCDYASVYLALGYGMDPASAAAELRARISQ; via the coding sequence ATGACCGCTGCCGGAGGGGCCCGGTTCGAGCCCGACCGGCTCGACGACCAGGCGTACCTGACGGAGGGCGACCCCTCCGGCATGCTCCGTTCCGTCGCGTCGTCGGCCGCCCAGATGCGGGCGGCGTACCGATCGTCCGTGGAGAACGGCCTGGCGCGGATCGGGCGGGACGGCCGTCCCCGCGCGATCGTCGTGGCGGGCATGGGCGTCTCCGCCCTCGCGGGCGACGTCCTGGAGGCGCTGTGCCGGTACGGCGCCCCGGTCCCGGTGGTGACCGTCCGCGGCCATCGCCTGCCCGGCTGGGCCGGCGCCGCCGATCTCGTCATCGCGGTCTCCCGCTCCGGCAGGACCGAGGAGACCGTCGCCGTGACCGCCGAGGCCGTGCGGCGCGGGTGCGCGCTCGTCGGCGTGGGCGCGCCCGACACGCCGCTGTCGGCCCTGGTCGCGCGGGTGGGCGGGCCGTACGTGCCGGTGGGCGGCGCGACCGGGGTGGCCGGACAGCCGAAGGCCACGCTGTGGTCGCTCGTGGTCCCGCCGATCCTGGCGGCGGCCGCGCTCGGCCTGGTCTCCGCGGGGGAGAGCGAGTTCGAGTCGGCGGCCAAGCGGCTGGAGGACCTGGCCCATCGCTGCCGCCCGTCGAGCGAGTCGTTCATCAATCCCGGCAAGACGCTGGCGATGGAACTGGCCGGGACGCTTCCGCTCATCTGGGGCACCTCGCCGCTGGCCGCGGTGGCGGCCCGCCGTCTGGCCGACCGGCTCGGTGGGGACGCGGGCTACCCGGCGATCTGGGGGGAGCTGCCCGAGGCCGCCCACAACCAGATCGTGACGTTCGACGGCCCCTTGGCCGGACGGGACCTCTTCGCCGACCCGTTCGCCGACGAGCCGGGAGAGAGTCCACGTCTGCGCCTGTTCCTGCTGCGCGACGTGGAGGAGCATCCCCTGGTGGCCGCGTCCCGCACGGCCGCCGTACGGCTGGCCGAGGACCGGGGCGTGCCGGTCTCCGAGATCGCGGCCGAAGGCGCGCACCCGCTGGACCGGCTCGCCGCCCTGGTCGGTCTCTGCGACTACGCGAGTGTCTACCTCGCTCTCGGGTACGGGATGGACCCGGCGTCGGCCGCGGCGGAACTCCGGGCGAGAATTTCCCAATAG
- a CDS encoding cation diffusion facilitator family transporter gives MSAGGGTKAILAALGANLAIAVSKFVAFVFTGSSSMLAESVHSVADSGNQALLLLGGKRAAKGRTRKHPFGYGRERYFYAFVVAVVLFTIGALFSLYEGWHKISDPHPVESPQWAFGVLIFAIVAEGFSFRTAIKESREHKGKESWVSFIRRAKAPELPVVLLEDLGALLGLVFALFGVAMAVITGNGMWDGVGTLMIGVLLAMIAVILATETKSLLIGESATPEVEEKICAALESAPEVSRVIHLRTLHLGPEELLVAAKIAVEHDDTAGEVAKGIDEAERRIRDAVPMARVIYLEPDLYRADAASGQRTGA, from the coding sequence GTGAGTGCGGGTGGCGGTACCAAGGCGATCCTCGCGGCGCTCGGCGCCAACCTCGCGATCGCGGTGTCGAAGTTCGTGGCGTTCGTCTTCACCGGGTCGTCGTCGATGCTCGCCGAGTCGGTCCACTCGGTGGCCGACTCCGGCAACCAGGCGCTGCTGCTGCTCGGCGGCAAGCGCGCCGCCAAGGGGAGGACCCGCAAGCATCCCTTCGGCTATGGCCGGGAGCGTTACTTCTACGCCTTCGTCGTCGCCGTGGTGCTGTTCACGATCGGCGCCCTGTTCTCCCTGTACGAGGGCTGGCACAAGATCAGTGACCCGCACCCCGTGGAGTCGCCGCAGTGGGCCTTCGGCGTGCTGATCTTCGCGATCGTCGCCGAGGGCTTCTCGTTCCGTACGGCGATCAAGGAGTCGAGGGAGCACAAGGGCAAGGAGTCCTGGGTGTCCTTCATCCGCAGGGCCAAGGCACCCGAACTGCCCGTCGTGCTGCTGGAGGATCTCGGCGCACTGCTGGGCCTGGTCTTCGCGCTGTTCGGCGTGGCGATGGCCGTCATCACCGGCAACGGCATGTGGGACGGCGTCGGCACTCTCATGATCGGCGTGCTGCTTGCGATGATCGCGGTCATCCTGGCCACCGAGACCAAGTCGCTGCTGATCGGCGAGAGCGCGACCCCCGAGGTGGAGGAGAAGATCTGCGCCGCGCTGGAGTCCGCCCCCGAGGTCAGCCGGGTCATCCACCTGCGCACCCTGCATCTCGGCCCGGAGGAGCTGCTGGTCGCCGCCAAGATCGCGGTGGAGCACGACGACACCGCCGGCGAGGTGGCGAAGGGGATCGACGAGGCCGAGCGCCGCATCCGTGACGCGGTTCCGATGGCCCGGGTGATCTACCTGGAGCCGGACCTCTACCGGGCGGACGCCGCCTCGGGGCAGCGTACCGGCGCATAA
- a CDS encoding DUF6230 family protein, with protein MRWKRFALVFVPALAVASVLVGATAEGAIGASFVVSGDTFKVSADTLQGQGFVQYGSTVENKKGQKIPVAVSGIRKATLTNMCQTVLVKSPVGAVTIRITAGTGKDPVTAENMIVDASQIEGNAVFTKLEAGRDASALDQLPGAEGAAGMFGQQASGITIKDFRQVSWSVNAATFKLPGLKLAVEPGQHECF; from the coding sequence GTGCGTTGGAAGCGCTTCGCGCTCGTCTTCGTGCCCGCACTCGCGGTCGCGTCCGTGTTGGTCGGCGCGACCGCCGAGGGGGCGATCGGCGCGTCGTTCGTGGTCTCGGGTGACACGTTCAAGGTCTCCGCGGACACCCTGCAGGGCCAGGGCTTCGTCCAGTACGGCAGCACGGTGGAGAACAAGAAGGGCCAGAAGATCCCGGTCGCCGTCTCCGGCATCCGCAAGGCCACCCTGACCAACATGTGCCAGACGGTCCTGGTGAAGTCGCCCGTCGGCGCCGTGACCATCCGGATCACCGCCGGCACGGGCAAGGACCCGGTCACCGCCGAGAACATGATCGTCGATGCTTCCCAGATCGAGGGCAACGCGGTCTTCACGAAGCTGGAGGCGGGCCGCGACGCCAGCGCCCTCGACCAGCTTCCGGGCGCCGAGGGCGCGGCCGGCATGTTCGGCCAGCAGGCGAGCGGCATCACCATCAAGGACTTCCGGCAGGTCTCCTGGTCGGTCAACGCGGCGACGTTCAAGCTGCCGGGGCTGAAGCTGGCGGTGGAGCCGGGCCAGCACGAGTGCTTCTGA